The following are encoded together in the Ooceraea biroi isolate clonal line C1 chromosome 2, Obir_v5.4, whole genome shotgun sequence genome:
- the LOC105285982 gene encoding uncharacterized protein LOC105285982 yields MVAYGLPRAYGLPKIHKDGCPLRIIVSCINSPLYALSSFLHDTIHENIVFPKSHVKNSYQLVNELRSINLDSNVQFVSFDVVSLFTNVPLKLAIKSVERRWDSISEGTTIPLNEFLIGLKFVLDSTYFSFNGCVYKQIFGTPMGSPVSPTIADVVPQDLEDYVFHTLNYYIPVYYRYVGDVLLATNREYIDDILETFNSFHNRLQFTKEESNNHSINFLDVSIIFNHGSLSCDWYRKPTFSGRYLSYYSHHSTAHKRGVVFGLVDKVVQLSDPQYHEKNLKFVINCLLDNGYLVQFIFSNITRRRLKKFSYGMDNNEDVETNGKKVFYGSLCKVGFGEIL; encoded by the coding sequence ATGGTGGCTTATGGCCTTCCGAGAGCTTATGGCCTTCCAAAAATACACAAAGATGGTTGTCCCCTCAGAATTATAGTATCATGTATAAACAGTCCACTTTATGCTTTATCGTCTTTTTTACACGATACTATTCACGAGAATATAGTTTTTCCAAAGAGTCACGTAAAAAATAGCTATCAGTTGGTCAATGAACTAAGAAGCATTAATTTGGACTCTAATGtacaatttgtttcttttgacGTTGTATCGCTGTTTACCAATGTTCCTTTAAAACTGGCGATAAAGAGCGTGGAGCGAAGGTGGGACAGCATTTCTGAGGGCACGACCATACCGTTAAACGAATTTTTAATAGGTCTTAAATTTGTATTGGATTCTACATATTTCTCCTTTAACGGTTGCGTATACAAACAGATCTTTGGGACTCCAATGGGATCACCCGTTTCTCCGACTATTGCAGATGTAGTGCCACAGGATTTGGAGGATTACGTTTTTCACACATTAAACTATTACATTCCGGTTTATTATAGATACGTGGGCGACGTTTTATTGGCGACGAATCGTGAGTATATTGATGACATCTTAGAGACGTTTAATTCTTTTCACAATAGATTACAGTTTACTAAAGAAGAGAGTAATAACCATAgcattaattttctcgatgtgtctattatttttaaccaTGGCTCTCTTAGTTGTGATTGGTACCGCAAGCCAACGTTTTCTGGAAGGTATCTGAGCTATTATTCGCATCACTCAACTGCACATAAACGTGGAGTGGTCTTTGGTTTGGTGGATAAAGTAGTGCAGCTCTCGGATCCGCAATACCATGAGAAGAATTTGAagtttgtaattaattgtttattggACAATGGATATCTGGTCCAGTTTATATTCTCCAATATTACCAGGAGGAGGTTAAAGAAGTTTTCTTATGGTATGGATAATAATGAGGATGTAGAGactaatggaaaaaaagttttttatggGTCCTTATGTAAAGTCGGTTTCGGAGAAATTCTCTAG